In Bos indicus x Bos taurus breed Angus x Brahman F1 hybrid chromosome 23, Bos_hybrid_MaternalHap_v2.0, whole genome shotgun sequence, a single genomic region encodes these proteins:
- the SCUBE3 gene encoding signal peptide, CUB and EGF-like domain-containing protein 3 isoform X3: MGSGRVPGLCLLVLLVHARAAQHSKAVQDVDECVEGTDNCHIDAICQNTPRSYKCICKSGYTGDGKHCKDVDECEREDNAGCVHDCVNIPGNYRCTCYDGFHLAHDGHNCLDVDECAEGNGGCQQSCVNMMGSYECHCREGFFLSDNQHTCIQRPEEGMNCMNKNHGCAHICRETPKGGIACECRPGFELTKNQRDCKLTCNYGNGGCQHTCDDTEQGPRCGCHVKFVLHTDGKTCIGERRLEQHVPPQAVSNETCAVNNGGCDSKCHDAATGVHCSCPVGFMLQPDRKTCKDIDECRLNNGGCDHICRNTVGSFECSCKKGYKLLINERNCQDIDECSFDRTCDHICVNTPGSFQCLCRHGYLLYGVTHCGDVDECSINRGGCRFGCVNTPGSYQCTCPAGQGRLHWNGKDCTEPVKCQSSPGASKAMLSCNRSGKKDTCALTCPSRARFLPESENGFTVSCGIPSPRAAPARASHAGNSTNSNHCHEAAVLTVKQRASFKIKDAKCHLHLRNKGKTEETSRITGPGGAPCSDCQVTFIHLKCDSSRKGKGRRARTPPGKEVTRLTLELEAEVRAEETTAGCGLPCLRQRMERRLKGSLKMLRKSINQDRFLLRLAGLDYELAHKPGPVAGERVEPVEACRPGQHRSGAKCVSCPQGTYYHGQTEQCVPCPAGTFQEREGQLSCDLCPGSDAHGPLGATNVTTCAGQCSPGQHSADGFKPCQPCPRGTYQPEAGRTLCFPCGGGLTTKHEGAISFQDCDTKVQCSPGHYYNTSIHRCIRCAMGSYQPDFRQNFCTRCPGNTSTDFDGSTSVTQCKNRQCGGELGEFTGYIESPNYPGNYPAGVECVWNINPPPKRKILIVVPEIFLPSEDECGDVLVMRKNSSPSSITTYETCQTYERPIAFTARSRKLWINFKTSEANSARGFQIPYVTYDEDYEQLVEDIVRDGRLYASENHQEILKDKKLIKAFFEVLAHPQNYFKYTEKHKEMLPKSFIKLLRSKVSSFLRPYK; encoded by the exons ATGGGCTCGGGGCGCGTGCCCGGGCTCTGCCTGCTTGTCCTGCTGGTCCACGCCCGCGCCGCCCAACACAGCAAAGCCGTGCAAG ATGTGGACGAGTGTGTGGAAGGGACCGACAACTGCCACATCGACGCCATCTGCCAGAACACCCCACGGTCGTACAAGTGCATCTGCAAGTCTGGCTACACGGGGGACGGTAAACACTGCAAAG ATGTGGATGAGTGCGAACGGGAGGATAATGCAGGTTGTGTGCACGACTGTGTCAACATCCCTGGCAATTACCGATGCACCTGCTATGATGGATTCCACCTGGCACATGATGGACACAACTGTCTGG ATGTGGACGAGTGTGCCGAGGGCAACGGCGGCTGTCAGCAAAGCTGTGTCAACATGATGGGCAGCTACGAGTGCCACTGCCGGGAGGGCTTCTTCCTCAGCGACAACCAGCACACCTGCATCCAGCGGCCGGAAG AAGGAATGAACTGCATGAACAAGAACCATGGCTGTGCTCACATCTGCCGGGAGACACCCAAAGGGGGTATTGCCTGTGAATGCCGCCCTGGCTTCGAGCTCACCAAGAACCAACGGGACTGTAAAT TGACCTGCAACTATGGCAACGGTGGCTGCCAGCACACGTGCGACGACACGGAGCAGGGGCCCCGGTGCGGCTGCCACGTCAAGTTTGTGCTCCACACCGACGGGAAGACGTGCATCG GGGAAAGGCGGCTAGAGCAGCACGTCCCCCCTCAGGCCGTTTCTAATG AGACCTGTGCTGTCAACAACGGGGGCTGCGACAGCAAGTGCCACGATGCAGCGACGGGCGTCCACTGCAGCTGCCCTGTGGGCTTCATGCTGCAGCCAGACAGGAAGACCTGCAAAG ACATAGATGAGTGCCGCTTGAACAACGGGGGCTGTGACCACATTTGCCGCAACACAGTGGGCAGCTTCGAATGCAGCTGCAAGAAGGGCTATAAGCTTCTCATCAACGAGAGGAACTGCCAGG ATATAGATGAGTGTTCCTTTGATCGGACCTGTGACCACATCTGTGTGAACACGCCAGGGAGCTTCCAGTGCCTCTGCCGTCATGGCTACCTCCTGTATGGCGTCACCCACTGTGGGG ATGTGGATGAGTGCAGCATCAACCGGGGAGGCTGCCGCTTTGGCTGCGTCAACACTCCTGGCAGCTACCAGTGTACCTGCCCCGCAGGCCAGGGCCGGCTGCACTGGAACGGGAAAGACTGCACAG AGCCAGTGAAGTGTCAGAGTAGTCCTGGTGCCTCAAAAGCCATGCTCAGCTGCAACCGGTCTGGGAAGAAGGACACCTGTGCCCTGACCTGCCCATCCCGGGCCCGGTTTTTGCCAG AGTCTGAGAATGGCTTCACCGTGAGCTGTGGCATCCCCAGCCCCAGGGCTGCTCCAGCCCGAGCTAGCCATGCCGGGAACAGCACGAACTCCAACCACTGCCATG AGGCTGCAGTGCTGACGGTTAAACAGCGGGCTTCCTTCAAGATCAAAGACGCCAAGTGCCATTTGCACCTGCGAAACAAAGGCAAAACGGAAGAGACCAGTAGAATCACGGGGCCAG GTGGCGCCCCCTGCTCTGACTGCCAGGTCACCTTCATCCACCTCAAATGTGACTCCTCTCGGAAGGGCAAGGGCCGGCGGGCCCGGACCCCTCCAGGCAAGGAAGTCACTCGGCTCACTCTGGAACTGGAGGCAGAAGTCAGGGCCGAAGAGACCACAG CTGGCTGTGGGCTGCCCTGCCTCCGACAGCGGATGGAACGGCGGCTAAAAGGATCCCTGAAGATGCTTAGAAAGTCCATCAACCAGGACCGCTTCCTACTGCGCCTGGCAGGCCTCGATTATGAGTTGGCCCACAAGCCAGGCCCAGTAGCTGGGGAGCGAGTTGAACCAGTGGAGGCCTGTAGGCCTGGGCAGCACCGCTCTGGGGCCAAGTGTG TCAGCTGCCCGCAGGGAACGTATTACCACGGCCAGACGGAGCAGTGTGTGCCATGCCCAGCGGGCACCTTCCAGGAGAGAGAAGGGCAGCTCTCCTGCGACCTTTGCCCTGGGAGTGATGCCCACGGGCCTCTTGGAGCCACCAACGTCACCACATGTGCAG GTCAGTGCTCACCTGGCCAACACTCTGCAGATGGGTTCAAGCCCTGCCAGCCGTGCCCACgtggcacctaccaacctgaagCAGGACGGACCCTGTGCTTCCCATGCGGTGGGGGCCTCACCACTAAGCATGAGGGAGCCATCTCCTTCCAAGACTGTGACACCAAAG TCCAGTGCTCCCCTGGGCACTACTACAACACCAGCATCCACCGCTGTATCCGCTGTGCCATGGGCTCCTATCAGCCTGACTTCCGTCAGAACTTCTGCACCCGCTGTCCAGGAAACACAAGCACTGACTTTGATGGCTCTACCAGTGTGACCCAGTGCAAGA ATCGCCAGTGTGGTGGGGAGCTGGGTGAGTTCACTGGCTATATCGAGTCCCCCAACTACCCAGGCAACTACCCAGCTGGTGTGGAGTGCGTGTGGAACATCAACCCCCCACCCAAGCGCAAGATTCTTATCGTGGTACCCGAGATCTTCCTGCCATCTGAGGATGAGTGTGGGGACGTCCTCGTCATGAGAAAGAACT CCTCCCCATCCTCCATTACCACCTATGAGACCTGCCAGACCTACGAGCGCCCCATCGCCTTCACAGCCCGCTCCAGGAAGCTCTGGATCAACTTCAAGACAAGTGAAGCCAACAGTGCCCGTGGCTTCCAGATCCCCTATGTTACCTACGATG AGGACTACGAGCAGCTGGTAGAAGACATTGTTCGAGATGGCCGGCTCTATGCATCTGAAAACCACCAGGAAATTTTAAAG GACAAGAAGCTCATTAAGGCCTTCTTCGAGGTGTTGGCCCACCCCCAGAACTACTTCAAGTACACAGAAAAGCACAAGGAGATGCTGCCAAAATCCTTCATCAAGCTGCTCCGCTCCAAAGTTTCCAGCTTCCTAAGGCCCTACAAATAG
- the SCUBE3 gene encoding signal peptide, CUB and EGF-like domain-containing protein 3 isoform X1, with amino-acid sequence MGSGRVPGLCLLVLLVHARAAQHSKAVQDVDECVEGTDNCHIDAICQNTPRSYKCICKSGYTGDGKHCKDVDECEREDNAGCVHDCVNIPGNYRCTCYDGFHLAHDGHNCLDVDECAEGNGGCQQSCVNMMGSYECHCREGFFLSDNQHTCIQRPEEGMNCMNKNHGCAHICRETPKGGIACECRPGFELTKNQRDCKLTCNYGNGGCQHTCDDTEQGPRCGCHVKFVLHTDGKTCIGERRLEQHVPPQAVSNETCAVNNGGCDSKCHDAATGVHCSCPVGFMLQPDRKTCKDIDECRLNNGGCDHICRNTVGSFECSCKKGYKLLINERNCQDIDECSFDRTCDHICVNTPGSFQCLCRHGYLLYGVTHCGDVDECSINRGGCRFGCVNTPGSYQCTCPAGQGRLHWNGKDCTEPVKCQSSPGASKAMLSCNRSGKKDTCALTCPSRARFLPESENGFTVSCGIPSPRAAPARASHAGNSTNSNHCHEAAVLTVKQRASFKIKDAKCHLHLRNKGKTEETSRITGPGGAPCSDCQVTFIHLKCDSSRKGKGRRARTPPGKEVTRLTLELEAEVRAEETTAGCGLPCLRQRMERRLKGSLKMLRKSINQDRFLLRLAGLDYELAHKPGPVAGERVEPVEACRPGQHRSGAKCVSCPQGTYYHGQTEQCVPCPAGTFQEREGQLSCDLCPGSDAHGPLGATNVTTCAGQCSPGQHSADGFKPCQPCPRGTYQPEAGRTLCFPCGGGLTTKHEGAISFQDCDTKEFLLACHLNPCSSPLPAVQCSPGHYYNTSIHRCIRCAMGSYQPDFRQNFCTRCPGNTSTDFDGSTSVTQCKNRQCGGELGEFTGYIESPNYPGNYPAGVECVWNINPPPKRKILIVVPEIFLPSEDECGDVLVMRKNSSPSSITTYETCQTYERPIAFTARSRKLWINFKTSEANSARGFQIPYVTYDEDYEQLVEDIVRDGRLYASENHQEILKDKKLIKAFFEVLAHPQNYFKYTEKHKEMLPKSFIKLLRSKVSSFLRPYK; translated from the exons ATGGGCTCGGGGCGCGTGCCCGGGCTCTGCCTGCTTGTCCTGCTGGTCCACGCCCGCGCCGCCCAACACAGCAAAGCCGTGCAAG ATGTGGACGAGTGTGTGGAAGGGACCGACAACTGCCACATCGACGCCATCTGCCAGAACACCCCACGGTCGTACAAGTGCATCTGCAAGTCTGGCTACACGGGGGACGGTAAACACTGCAAAG ATGTGGATGAGTGCGAACGGGAGGATAATGCAGGTTGTGTGCACGACTGTGTCAACATCCCTGGCAATTACCGATGCACCTGCTATGATGGATTCCACCTGGCACATGATGGACACAACTGTCTGG ATGTGGACGAGTGTGCCGAGGGCAACGGCGGCTGTCAGCAAAGCTGTGTCAACATGATGGGCAGCTACGAGTGCCACTGCCGGGAGGGCTTCTTCCTCAGCGACAACCAGCACACCTGCATCCAGCGGCCGGAAG AAGGAATGAACTGCATGAACAAGAACCATGGCTGTGCTCACATCTGCCGGGAGACACCCAAAGGGGGTATTGCCTGTGAATGCCGCCCTGGCTTCGAGCTCACCAAGAACCAACGGGACTGTAAAT TGACCTGCAACTATGGCAACGGTGGCTGCCAGCACACGTGCGACGACACGGAGCAGGGGCCCCGGTGCGGCTGCCACGTCAAGTTTGTGCTCCACACCGACGGGAAGACGTGCATCG GGGAAAGGCGGCTAGAGCAGCACGTCCCCCCTCAGGCCGTTTCTAATG AGACCTGTGCTGTCAACAACGGGGGCTGCGACAGCAAGTGCCACGATGCAGCGACGGGCGTCCACTGCAGCTGCCCTGTGGGCTTCATGCTGCAGCCAGACAGGAAGACCTGCAAAG ACATAGATGAGTGCCGCTTGAACAACGGGGGCTGTGACCACATTTGCCGCAACACAGTGGGCAGCTTCGAATGCAGCTGCAAGAAGGGCTATAAGCTTCTCATCAACGAGAGGAACTGCCAGG ATATAGATGAGTGTTCCTTTGATCGGACCTGTGACCACATCTGTGTGAACACGCCAGGGAGCTTCCAGTGCCTCTGCCGTCATGGCTACCTCCTGTATGGCGTCACCCACTGTGGGG ATGTGGATGAGTGCAGCATCAACCGGGGAGGCTGCCGCTTTGGCTGCGTCAACACTCCTGGCAGCTACCAGTGTACCTGCCCCGCAGGCCAGGGCCGGCTGCACTGGAACGGGAAAGACTGCACAG AGCCAGTGAAGTGTCAGAGTAGTCCTGGTGCCTCAAAAGCCATGCTCAGCTGCAACCGGTCTGGGAAGAAGGACACCTGTGCCCTGACCTGCCCATCCCGGGCCCGGTTTTTGCCAG AGTCTGAGAATGGCTTCACCGTGAGCTGTGGCATCCCCAGCCCCAGGGCTGCTCCAGCCCGAGCTAGCCATGCCGGGAACAGCACGAACTCCAACCACTGCCATG AGGCTGCAGTGCTGACGGTTAAACAGCGGGCTTCCTTCAAGATCAAAGACGCCAAGTGCCATTTGCACCTGCGAAACAAAGGCAAAACGGAAGAGACCAGTAGAATCACGGGGCCAG GTGGCGCCCCCTGCTCTGACTGCCAGGTCACCTTCATCCACCTCAAATGTGACTCCTCTCGGAAGGGCAAGGGCCGGCGGGCCCGGACCCCTCCAGGCAAGGAAGTCACTCGGCTCACTCTGGAACTGGAGGCAGAAGTCAGGGCCGAAGAGACCACAG CTGGCTGTGGGCTGCCCTGCCTCCGACAGCGGATGGAACGGCGGCTAAAAGGATCCCTGAAGATGCTTAGAAAGTCCATCAACCAGGACCGCTTCCTACTGCGCCTGGCAGGCCTCGATTATGAGTTGGCCCACAAGCCAGGCCCAGTAGCTGGGGAGCGAGTTGAACCAGTGGAGGCCTGTAGGCCTGGGCAGCACCGCTCTGGGGCCAAGTGTG TCAGCTGCCCGCAGGGAACGTATTACCACGGCCAGACGGAGCAGTGTGTGCCATGCCCAGCGGGCACCTTCCAGGAGAGAGAAGGGCAGCTCTCCTGCGACCTTTGCCCTGGGAGTGATGCCCACGGGCCTCTTGGAGCCACCAACGTCACCACATGTGCAG GTCAGTGCTCACCTGGCCAACACTCTGCAGATGGGTTCAAGCCCTGCCAGCCGTGCCCACgtggcacctaccaacctgaagCAGGACGGACCCTGTGCTTCCCATGCGGTGGGGGCCTCACCACTAAGCATGAGGGAGCCATCTCCTTCCAAGACTGTGACACCAAAG AATTCCTTCTGGCCTGCCATCTTAACCCCTGCTCCTCCCCGCTGCCTGCAGTCCAGTGCTCCCCTGGGCACTACTACAACACCAGCATCCACCGCTGTATCCGCTGTGCCATGGGCTCCTATCAGCCTGACTTCCGTCAGAACTTCTGCACCCGCTGTCCAGGAAACACAAGCACTGACTTTGATGGCTCTACCAGTGTGACCCAGTGCAAGA ATCGCCAGTGTGGTGGGGAGCTGGGTGAGTTCACTGGCTATATCGAGTCCCCCAACTACCCAGGCAACTACCCAGCTGGTGTGGAGTGCGTGTGGAACATCAACCCCCCACCCAAGCGCAAGATTCTTATCGTGGTACCCGAGATCTTCCTGCCATCTGAGGATGAGTGTGGGGACGTCCTCGTCATGAGAAAGAACT CCTCCCCATCCTCCATTACCACCTATGAGACCTGCCAGACCTACGAGCGCCCCATCGCCTTCACAGCCCGCTCCAGGAAGCTCTGGATCAACTTCAAGACAAGTGAAGCCAACAGTGCCCGTGGCTTCCAGATCCCCTATGTTACCTACGATG AGGACTACGAGCAGCTGGTAGAAGACATTGTTCGAGATGGCCGGCTCTATGCATCTGAAAACCACCAGGAAATTTTAAAG GACAAGAAGCTCATTAAGGCCTTCTTCGAGGTGTTGGCCCACCCCCAGAACTACTTCAAGTACACAGAAAAGCACAAGGAGATGCTGCCAAAATCCTTCATCAAGCTGCTCCGCTCCAAAGTTTCCAGCTTCCTAAGGCCCTACAAATAG
- the SCUBE3 gene encoding signal peptide, CUB and EGF-like domain-containing protein 3 isoform X5, giving the protein MGSGRVPGLCLLVLLVHARAAQHSKAVQDVDECVEGTDNCHIDAICQNTPRSYKCICKSGYTGDGKHCKDVDECEREDNAGCVHDCVNIPGNYRCTCYDGFHLAHDGHNCLDVDECAEGNGGCQQSCVNMMGSYECHCREGFFLSDNQHTCIQRPEEGMNCMNKNHGCAHICRETPKGGIACECRPGFELTKNQRDCKLTCNYGNGGCQHTCDDTEQGPRCGCHVKFVLHTDGKTCIGERRLEQHVPPQAVSNETCAVNNGGCDSKCHDAATGVHCSCPVGFMLQPDRKTCKDIDECRLNNGGCDHICRNTVGSFECSCKKGYKLLINERNCQDIDECSFDRTCDHICVNTPGSFQCLCRHGYLLYGVTHCGDVDECSINRGGCRFGCVNTPGSYQCTCPAGQGRLHWNGKDCTEPVKCQSSPGASKAMLSCNRSGKKDTCALTCPSRARFLPESENGFTVSCGIPSPRAAPARASHAGNSTNSNHCHEAAVLTVKQRASFKIKDAKCHLHLRNKGKTEETSRITGPGGAPCSDCQVTFIHLKCDSSRKGKGRRARTPPGKEVTRLTLELEAEVRAEETTAGCGLPCLRQRMERRLKGSLKMLRKSINQDRFLLRLAGLDYELAHKPGPVAGERVEPVEACRPGQHRSGAKCGQCSPGQHSADGFKPCQPCPRGTYQPEAGRTLCFPCGGGLTTKHEGAISFQDCDTKEFLLACHLNPCSSPLPAVQCSPGHYYNTSIHRCIRCAMGSYQPDFRQNFCTRCPGNTSTDFDGSTSVTQCKNRQCGGELGEFTGYIESPNYPGNYPAGVECVWNINPPPKRKILIVVPEIFLPSEDECGDVLVMRKNSSPSSITTYETCQTYERPIAFTARSRKLWINFKTSEANSARGFQIPYVTYDEDYEQLVEDIVRDGRLYASENHQEILKDKKLIKAFFEVLAHPQNYFKYTEKHKEMLPKSFIKLLRSKVSSFLRPYK; this is encoded by the exons ATGGGCTCGGGGCGCGTGCCCGGGCTCTGCCTGCTTGTCCTGCTGGTCCACGCCCGCGCCGCCCAACACAGCAAAGCCGTGCAAG ATGTGGACGAGTGTGTGGAAGGGACCGACAACTGCCACATCGACGCCATCTGCCAGAACACCCCACGGTCGTACAAGTGCATCTGCAAGTCTGGCTACACGGGGGACGGTAAACACTGCAAAG ATGTGGATGAGTGCGAACGGGAGGATAATGCAGGTTGTGTGCACGACTGTGTCAACATCCCTGGCAATTACCGATGCACCTGCTATGATGGATTCCACCTGGCACATGATGGACACAACTGTCTGG ATGTGGACGAGTGTGCCGAGGGCAACGGCGGCTGTCAGCAAAGCTGTGTCAACATGATGGGCAGCTACGAGTGCCACTGCCGGGAGGGCTTCTTCCTCAGCGACAACCAGCACACCTGCATCCAGCGGCCGGAAG AAGGAATGAACTGCATGAACAAGAACCATGGCTGTGCTCACATCTGCCGGGAGACACCCAAAGGGGGTATTGCCTGTGAATGCCGCCCTGGCTTCGAGCTCACCAAGAACCAACGGGACTGTAAAT TGACCTGCAACTATGGCAACGGTGGCTGCCAGCACACGTGCGACGACACGGAGCAGGGGCCCCGGTGCGGCTGCCACGTCAAGTTTGTGCTCCACACCGACGGGAAGACGTGCATCG GGGAAAGGCGGCTAGAGCAGCACGTCCCCCCTCAGGCCGTTTCTAATG AGACCTGTGCTGTCAACAACGGGGGCTGCGACAGCAAGTGCCACGATGCAGCGACGGGCGTCCACTGCAGCTGCCCTGTGGGCTTCATGCTGCAGCCAGACAGGAAGACCTGCAAAG ACATAGATGAGTGCCGCTTGAACAACGGGGGCTGTGACCACATTTGCCGCAACACAGTGGGCAGCTTCGAATGCAGCTGCAAGAAGGGCTATAAGCTTCTCATCAACGAGAGGAACTGCCAGG ATATAGATGAGTGTTCCTTTGATCGGACCTGTGACCACATCTGTGTGAACACGCCAGGGAGCTTCCAGTGCCTCTGCCGTCATGGCTACCTCCTGTATGGCGTCACCCACTGTGGGG ATGTGGATGAGTGCAGCATCAACCGGGGAGGCTGCCGCTTTGGCTGCGTCAACACTCCTGGCAGCTACCAGTGTACCTGCCCCGCAGGCCAGGGCCGGCTGCACTGGAACGGGAAAGACTGCACAG AGCCAGTGAAGTGTCAGAGTAGTCCTGGTGCCTCAAAAGCCATGCTCAGCTGCAACCGGTCTGGGAAGAAGGACACCTGTGCCCTGACCTGCCCATCCCGGGCCCGGTTTTTGCCAG AGTCTGAGAATGGCTTCACCGTGAGCTGTGGCATCCCCAGCCCCAGGGCTGCTCCAGCCCGAGCTAGCCATGCCGGGAACAGCACGAACTCCAACCACTGCCATG AGGCTGCAGTGCTGACGGTTAAACAGCGGGCTTCCTTCAAGATCAAAGACGCCAAGTGCCATTTGCACCTGCGAAACAAAGGCAAAACGGAAGAGACCAGTAGAATCACGGGGCCAG GTGGCGCCCCCTGCTCTGACTGCCAGGTCACCTTCATCCACCTCAAATGTGACTCCTCTCGGAAGGGCAAGGGCCGGCGGGCCCGGACCCCTCCAGGCAAGGAAGTCACTCGGCTCACTCTGGAACTGGAGGCAGAAGTCAGGGCCGAAGAGACCACAG CTGGCTGTGGGCTGCCCTGCCTCCGACAGCGGATGGAACGGCGGCTAAAAGGATCCCTGAAGATGCTTAGAAAGTCCATCAACCAGGACCGCTTCCTACTGCGCCTGGCAGGCCTCGATTATGAGTTGGCCCACAAGCCAGGCCCAGTAGCTGGGGAGCGAGTTGAACCAGTGGAGGCCTGTAGGCCTGGGCAGCACCGCTCTGGGGCCAAGTGTG GTCAGTGCTCACCTGGCCAACACTCTGCAGATGGGTTCAAGCCCTGCCAGCCGTGCCCACgtggcacctaccaacctgaagCAGGACGGACCCTGTGCTTCCCATGCGGTGGGGGCCTCACCACTAAGCATGAGGGAGCCATCTCCTTCCAAGACTGTGACACCAAAG AATTCCTTCTGGCCTGCCATCTTAACCCCTGCTCCTCCCCGCTGCCTGCAGTCCAGTGCTCCCCTGGGCACTACTACAACACCAGCATCCACCGCTGTATCCGCTGTGCCATGGGCTCCTATCAGCCTGACTTCCGTCAGAACTTCTGCACCCGCTGTCCAGGAAACACAAGCACTGACTTTGATGGCTCTACCAGTGTGACCCAGTGCAAGA ATCGCCAGTGTGGTGGGGAGCTGGGTGAGTTCACTGGCTATATCGAGTCCCCCAACTACCCAGGCAACTACCCAGCTGGTGTGGAGTGCGTGTGGAACATCAACCCCCCACCCAAGCGCAAGATTCTTATCGTGGTACCCGAGATCTTCCTGCCATCTGAGGATGAGTGTGGGGACGTCCTCGTCATGAGAAAGAACT CCTCCCCATCCTCCATTACCACCTATGAGACCTGCCAGACCTACGAGCGCCCCATCGCCTTCACAGCCCGCTCCAGGAAGCTCTGGATCAACTTCAAGACAAGTGAAGCCAACAGTGCCCGTGGCTTCCAGATCCCCTATGTTACCTACGATG AGGACTACGAGCAGCTGGTAGAAGACATTGTTCGAGATGGCCGGCTCTATGCATCTGAAAACCACCAGGAAATTTTAAAG GACAAGAAGCTCATTAAGGCCTTCTTCGAGGTGTTGGCCCACCCCCAGAACTACTTCAAGTACACAGAAAAGCACAAGGAGATGCTGCCAAAATCCTTCATCAAGCTGCTCCGCTCCAAAGTTTCCAGCTTCCTAAGGCCCTACAAATAG